The following coding sequences lie in one Oceanicola sp. 502str15 genomic window:
- a CDS encoding type II 3-dehydroquinate dehydratase, translated as MPKPIYILNGPNLNRLGVREPEIYGHTTLAEVEALCREAAGPLPLEFRQTNSEETMIGWIHEATDTGAGMIINPAAFTFYSMAIMDALKMFDKPLIEYHISNIHTREPMYHNSLVSGVATAVMAGLGAGGYAHAVRALMDMIGPEA; from the coding sequence ATGCCGAAGCCGATCTACATCCTGAACGGCCCCAACCTGAACCGTCTGGGCGTGCGCGAGCCCGAGATCTACGGCCACACCACGCTGGCCGAGGTCGAAGCGCTATGCCGCGAGGCTGCGGGGCCGCTGCCCCTCGAGTTCCGGCAGACCAACTCCGAAGAGACGATGATCGGCTGGATCCACGAAGCCACCGACACCGGCGCGGGCATGATCATCAACCCGGCGGCCTTCACCTTCTACTCCATGGCGATCATGGACGCGCTGAAGATGTTCGACAAACCGCTGATCGAATATCACATCTCCAACATCCACACGCGCGAGCCGATGTATCACAACTCGCTGGTATCGGGCGTTGCCACCGCCGTCATGGCGGGCCTCGGCGCCGGCGGCTATGCCCATGCAGTGCGGGCGCTGATGGACATGATCGGCCCCGAGGCCTAG
- a CDS encoding alpha/beta hydrolase fold domain-containing protein, translated as MGEISTTEDAGGPQRRGWKQDPDAVRRNIVQVARGVFARQGLSGARVEEIAASTRTSKRMIYYYFGDKEGLYRAVLEDAYGRMRGDEAALDLRAVHPVAALRQLAEFTFEHHRRDPDFVRLVMIENIHEGAHMSSSDSMTGQNSSVILLLEDIYQRGCEAGLFRSGLTALELHWHISALSIFNIANRATFSRIFGDALFTERGQRMLSRHVGDMILGLVMKPGLSSETDPQRPKEEARMINPDIFRFLDVWDAKWATLAPEADAAARRTHFESIARDMRLPTPPEVETDDEHWIDSSGGPVRVRVFRHAAGGTQPALIYMHGGGWMQGSPETHWDITARLAAWTRCTVISVDYALAPEHPFPAAYEQVLSVAKWAHAEAEALRIDPARIAIGGDSAGGNLAAAVALTCRDESVPLSAQLLIYPACDFDQSRPSYAENAEGPLLKVAGMKATHALYSPDEAQLSRDPRLAPLVAESHANLPPTYIAVAQNDPLRDSGLAYAEALEAAGVEVELDRGEGLIHGYLRAMEYCEDSEAKLRAMATWLQQAQG; from the coding sequence ATGGGAGAAATTTCGACCACAGAGGACGCGGGCGGACCGCAGCGGCGCGGCTGGAAGCAGGATCCGGACGCGGTGCGCCGCAACATCGTGCAGGTGGCCCGCGGCGTGTTTGCACGGCAGGGCCTTTCGGGCGCGCGCGTCGAGGAGATCGCCGCCAGCACCCGCACGTCCAAGCGCATGATCTACTACTACTTCGGCGACAAGGAAGGCCTCTACCGGGCCGTGCTGGAAGACGCCTACGGGCGGATGCGCGGCGACGAGGCCGCGCTCGACCTGCGCGCGGTTCACCCCGTGGCCGCTCTGCGCCAGCTGGCCGAGTTCACCTTCGAGCACCACCGCCGCGACCCCGATTTCGTGCGGCTGGTGATGATCGAGAATATCCACGAAGGCGCGCACATGTCGTCCTCCGACAGCATGACGGGGCAGAACAGCTCGGTCATCCTGCTGCTCGAAGACATCTACCAGCGCGGCTGCGAAGCCGGACTCTTCCGGAGCGGCCTCACGGCCCTCGAGCTGCACTGGCACATCTCGGCCCTGTCGATCTTCAACATCGCCAACCGCGCAACCTTCTCGCGCATCTTCGGCGACGCGCTGTTCACCGAACGCGGCCAGCGGATGCTGAGCCGGCATGTGGGCGACATGATCCTCGGCCTGGTGATGAAGCCCGGCCTCTCGTCCGAGACAGACCCGCAACGCCCCAAGGAGGAGGCACGCATGATCAACCCCGACATCTTCCGGTTTCTCGACGTATGGGACGCCAAATGGGCCACGCTGGCCCCCGAGGCCGACGCGGCGGCGCGGCGCACCCATTTCGAGAGCATCGCCCGCGACATGCGCCTGCCCACTCCGCCCGAAGTGGAAACCGACGATGAGCACTGGATCGACAGCAGCGGCGGCCCGGTGCGGGTGCGGGTGTTCCGCCACGCGGCGGGCGGCACCCAGCCTGCGCTCATCTACATGCACGGCGGCGGCTGGATGCAGGGCAGCCCCGAAACCCATTGGGACATCACCGCCCGGCTTGCGGCCTGGACCCGCTGCACGGTGATTTCGGTCGATTACGCGCTGGCGCCCGAGCATCCGTTCCCGGCGGCCTACGAGCAGGTGCTCTCGGTGGCCAAATGGGCGCATGCCGAGGCCGAGGCGCTGCGCATCGACCCGGCCCGCATCGCAATCGGCGGCGACAGCGCGGGCGGCAACCTCGCTGCCGCGGTGGCCCTCACCTGCCGCGACGAGAGCGTGCCGCTCAGCGCGCAACTGCTGATCTACCCCGCCTGCGACTTCGACCAGTCCCGCCCGTCCTATGCCGAGAACGCCGAGGGCCCGCTGCTGAAGGTGGCCGGCATGAAGGCAACCCACGCGCTCTACTCCCCCGACGAGGCGCAATTGTCCCGCGACCCGCGCCTTGCCCCGCTGGTGGCCGAAAGCCACGCCAACCTGCCGCCCACCTACATCGCCGTGGCCCAGAACGATCCGCTGCGCGACAGCGGCCTCGCCTATGCCGAGGCCCTCGAGGCGGCGGGCGTGGAGGTTGAGCTGGATCGCGGCGAAGGGCTGATCCACGGCTACCTCCGCGCCATGGAATATTGCGAGGACAGCGAGGCCAAACTGCGGGCCATGGCCACCTGGCTCCAGCAGGCGCAGGGCTGA
- a CDS encoding shikimate dehydrogenase, whose amino-acid sequence MASATSAQRLPGALGSHRIGLLGRGIGGSRTPRMHMAAAEAAGLGYRYDLIDSDARTLPADMAETLDLLEAEGFDGLNVTYPFKRDVLPLMDEVSEAARKVGAINTVLLREGRRIGDNTDHWGFSEGLRRGLPEALRDRVLLIGAGGAGGAVAHALFDNGVEQLMIRDVDAASADALAQDLCRHYGAGRAIAVADATAAAEVAQGIVNATPVGMAKAPGLPLPAAALRPDHWVADIVYFPLETELLATARALGCAVLPGSGMALYQAVRAFHLFTGMTPDIERMREAFDSFT is encoded by the coding sequence TTGGCAAGCGCCACCTCAGCACAACGTCTTCCGGGCGCGCTCGGGTCGCACCGTATCGGGCTTCTTGGGCGGGGCATCGGCGGGTCGCGGACACCGCGGATGCACATGGCCGCGGCGGAGGCTGCCGGGCTGGGTTACCGCTACGACCTGATCGACAGCGACGCGCGCACCTTGCCCGCGGATATGGCCGAAACGCTGGACCTGCTGGAGGCCGAGGGCTTCGACGGCCTCAACGTGACTTACCCGTTCAAACGCGATGTGCTTCCGCTGATGGACGAAGTCTCGGAGGCTGCCCGCAAGGTTGGCGCGATCAACACCGTGCTGCTGCGCGAGGGTCGCCGGATTGGCGACAACACCGATCATTGGGGCTTTTCCGAAGGTCTGCGTCGCGGATTGCCCGAGGCGCTCCGCGACCGGGTGCTCCTGATCGGCGCCGGCGGGGCGGGCGGGGCTGTGGCCCATGCGCTTTTCGACAACGGCGTGGAACAGTTGATGATCCGCGACGTAGACGCCGCTTCGGCGGACGCGCTGGCGCAGGATCTTTGCCGCCACTACGGCGCCGGCCGGGCCATCGCGGTGGCAGACGCGACGGCGGCCGCAGAGGTTGCCCAAGGTATCGTCAACGCAACACCCGTGGGTATGGCCAAGGCGCCGGGCCTGCCGCTGCCAGCCGCCGCGCTGCGGCCCGATCACTGGGTTGCGGATATTGTCTATTTCCCGCTCGAAACCGAGTTGCTCGCCACGGCGCGGGCCTTGGGCTGCGCGGTTTTGCCCGGCTCCGGGATGGCGCTCTACCAGGCCGTCCGGGCCTTTCATCTCTTCACGGGCATGACGCCCGATATCGAGCGGATGCGGGAGGCATTCGACTCGTTCACCTGA
- a CDS encoding GntR family transcriptional regulator encodes MALKANKNINPMKKSPIHRPQSLAVTVAERLKEAILRREIALGEPLSEEKIAMAMEVSRTPVREALTLLQMQGLINILPRRGSIVFLPDVEELRALVDYRLHLELLVSRLALERAPEATLAGLRESIALMEAARGDDDSLAYAEADTKFHNVFFENAGNSFFAEAFDIASGRLAALRAHLSAQLSLHRHTTYAEHLEIAEAVENRDAEALARVLTAHIAAMEPNYSGALQTLGERA; translated from the coding sequence ATGGCGCTGAAAGCGAACAAGAACATCAATCCAATGAAGAAAAGCCCGATCCACCGGCCGCAATCGCTCGCGGTTACGGTGGCCGAGCGGCTGAAGGAGGCGATTCTGCGCCGCGAGATCGCCTTGGGCGAGCCGCTTTCGGAGGAGAAGATCGCCATGGCGATGGAGGTCAGCCGAACGCCGGTGCGCGAGGCGCTGACGCTGCTTCAGATGCAGGGGCTGATCAACATCCTGCCGCGCCGGGGGAGCATCGTGTTTCTGCCCGATGTCGAGGAACTTCGCGCGCTTGTCGATTACCGCCTGCACCTGGAACTGCTGGTCAGCCGCCTTGCGCTGGAGCGTGCGCCTGAGGCCACCCTGGCCGGATTGCGCGAGAGCATCGCGCTGATGGAGGCCGCGCGCGGTGACGACGACTCGCTGGCCTATGCCGAGGCGGATACGAAGTTTCACAACGTCTTTTTCGAGAATGCCGGAAACTCGTTCTTTGCCGAGGCGTTCGACATTGCCTCGGGGCGTCTGGCCGCGCTGAGGGCGCATCTCTCGGCCCAGCTCAGTCTGCACCGGCACACCACCTATGCCGAGCACCTCGAGATTGCCGAGGCGGTGGAGAATCGTGATGCCGAGGCGCTGGCGCGGGTGCTGACGGCCCATATCGCGGCGATGGAGCCCAACTATTCCGGCGCACTCCAGACCCTGGGCGAGCGCGCCTGA
- a CDS encoding NAD(P)-dependent oxidoreductase: MKVLVTGGGGFIGAWIICRLAEAGHEPVVFDMHENRAKLAEIAGAALAERITWHTGSIVATDDVTAAASGCEGLVHLAGILTPACRAEPVLGAEVNLIGTLNAFLAARTHGIANVAWMSSMGVFGPDGGAEPRPTTLYGAFKLGAEHAARAFWAEDGISSTGFRPYVVYGPGRDVGISAGPSLACAAAARGEAYTIPFSGPIDMIHADDVARIFLTAVEAPPQGAEAMTLLGRSTDTSEVAATINRLVPGAQITVEGPPMPIDGPKAEPKIARHFPDWQPMTLEQGLSDTIDFYRSQG, translated from the coding sequence ATGAAGGTTCTGGTCACGGGTGGCGGCGGGTTCATCGGAGCGTGGATCATCTGCCGGCTGGCGGAGGCCGGGCACGAGCCGGTTGTCTTCGACATGCACGAGAACCGCGCCAAGCTTGCCGAAATCGCGGGCGCAGCGCTCGCCGAGCGGATCACCTGGCATACCGGCAGCATCGTGGCGACGGATGATGTGACGGCGGCGGCCAGCGGCTGCGAGGGCCTGGTGCACCTCGCGGGCATCCTCACCCCGGCCTGTCGGGCAGAGCCGGTGCTGGGCGCGGAGGTCAACCTGATCGGCACGCTCAACGCCTTTCTCGCCGCCCGCACCCATGGCATCGCCAACGTGGCGTGGATGTCGAGCATGGGCGTGTTCGGCCCCGATGGAGGCGCCGAACCGCGCCCGACGACGCTCTACGGCGCCTTCAAACTGGGTGCGGAGCACGCCGCCCGGGCCTTCTGGGCCGAAGATGGCATCAGCTCCACCGGCTTTCGGCCCTACGTGGTTTATGGGCCGGGCCGCGACGTGGGCATCTCGGCGGGGCCGAGCCTGGCCTGTGCCGCCGCCGCACGGGGCGAGGCCTACACCATCCCCTTCTCCGGGCCGATCGACATGATCCATGCAGATGACGTTGCGCGGATCTTCCTCACCGCTGTCGAAGCCCCGCCGCAAGGCGCCGAGGCCATGACCCTGCTCGGGCGCTCAACCGACACCTCCGAGGTGGCCGCAACGATCAACCGGCTCGTGCCCGGTGCACAGATCACCGTCGAAGGCCCGCCGATGCCGATCGACGGGCCCAAGGCCGAACCCAAGATTGCCCGGCACTTCCCGGACTGGCAGCCGATGACGCTCGAGCAGGGGCTGTCGGACACCATCGACTTCTACCGATCACAGGGTTGA
- a CDS encoding alcohol dehydrogenase catalytic domain-containing protein, which translates to MKALVYHGTTRIEWEDVPPPPVPGAGRALLEVAACGICGSDMHGYHGHDPRRVPPMIMGHEAAGVVRGGALDGQRVALNPFLDCGHCAACLAGAPQLCEAQANIGLPPNAGAFAGLVAAPERNLVPIPDDMPFTTAALAEPVAVSVHAVAIGMRALGRPLSTARLVVLGGGAIGLTTALVLIAEGAGEVVLIETNPARRATAAAASARLRAVAPEEAPPAGSADMIFDAVGAAATRAQAFALARRGGVIVHSGLLPGSDGTDVRALTLRELSFLGAYCYSMADFRQALALLQARALGALDWVEQRPMSEGSRAFADIDAGRVAAAKVILTT; encoded by the coding sequence ATGAAAGCACTGGTCTATCACGGCACGACCCGGATCGAATGGGAGGACGTGCCGCCGCCGCCCGTGCCGGGCGCGGGGCGGGCGCTGCTGGAAGTGGCGGCCTGCGGGATCTGCGGCTCCGACATGCACGGCTACCACGGCCATGACCCGCGCCGCGTGCCGCCCATGATCATGGGGCACGAAGCGGCAGGCGTGGTGCGGGGCGGTGCGCTTGACGGGCAGCGGGTGGCCCTGAACCCCTTCCTCGACTGCGGGCATTGTGCCGCCTGCCTTGCGGGTGCGCCGCAGCTCTGCGAGGCGCAGGCCAACATCGGTTTGCCGCCCAATGCCGGCGCCTTTGCCGGGCTGGTCGCGGCGCCCGAGCGCAACCTTGTGCCGATCCCCGATGACATGCCGTTCACCACGGCGGCCCTGGCGGAGCCGGTGGCGGTTTCGGTCCATGCGGTTGCCATCGGCATGCGCGCGCTGGGCCGCCCGCTTTCGACCGCCCGGCTGGTGGTGCTGGGCGGCGGTGCGATTGGGTTGACCACGGCGCTGGTATTGATCGCCGAAGGGGCCGGCGAGGTGGTGCTGATCGAGACCAACCCCGCACGCCGCGCGACGGCTGCCGCCGCCTCTGCCCGGCTGCGCGCCGTGGCGCCGGAAGAGGCCCCACCGGCGGGGAGCGCCGACATGATCTTTGATGCCGTGGGAGCCGCTGCCACCCGTGCGCAGGCCTTCGCTCTGGCGCGGCGCGGCGGGGTGATCGTGCACAGCGGGCTGCTGCCCGGCAGCGACGGCACCGACGTGCGCGCGCTGACGCTTCGGGAGCTGTCCTTCCTCGGCGCCTACTGCTACTCCATGGCCGACTTCCGCCAGGCGCTCGCCCTGTTGCAGGCGCGGGCGCTTGGCGCGCTGGACTGGGTGGAACAGCGGCCCATGTCCGAGGGCAGCCGCGCCTTTGCCGATATAGATGCTGGCCGCGTGGCGGCCGCAAAGGTCATTCTGACAACCTGA
- the dctP gene encoding TRAP transporter substrate-binding protein DctP: MKITRRLALGAAAAALALAPLTAPAQDVPELTFSAVFTQNDIRAEMMEKLKTSVADMADLQLYYGGTLFAQGTELVAIQRGNLSMSNVAPQDIAKQIPAFSILTAAYLFRDADHLKTFFASEAGAEMVQMAEEQLGIHILGPTYFGTRQVNLKSDKKITTPEDMAGVKLRMPGGDAWQFLGESLGANPTPMPYSEVYTGLQSGAIDGQDNPFPNVENMKFYEVTDQIVLTSHLVAFDLLVISQEIWSGMTDEQRAAFQAAADEAIDWSTEQHLAREAELAEFFKGEGLEIYEPDLDAFRSHAQQKYLESDLSADWPEGMLDRINGL; this comes from the coding sequence ATGAAGATCACACGCAGGCTGGCGCTCGGCGCCGCAGCCGCCGCCCTGGCGCTGGCCCCGCTCACTGCCCCGGCACAGGACGTGCCCGAGCTCACCTTCTCCGCCGTGTTCACACAGAACGACATTCGCGCGGAGATGATGGAGAAGCTGAAGACGTCGGTCGCCGACATGGCCGATCTGCAGCTCTACTATGGCGGTACGCTCTTTGCGCAGGGCACCGAACTTGTCGCAATCCAGCGCGGCAACCTGTCGATGAGCAACGTCGCCCCGCAGGACATTGCCAAGCAGATCCCCGCCTTCTCCATTCTCACCGCGGCCTACCTGTTCCGCGACGCCGACCACCTGAAAACCTTCTTCGCCAGCGAAGCCGGTGCCGAGATGGTGCAGATGGCCGAGGAACAGCTTGGCATCCACATCCTCGGGCCAACCTACTTCGGCACCCGGCAGGTCAACCTGAAGAGCGACAAGAAGATCACCACGCCCGAAGACATGGCCGGCGTGAAGCTGCGGATGCCCGGCGGCGATGCCTGGCAGTTCCTCGGCGAGTCGCTCGGCGCCAACCCCACGCCGATGCCCTACTCCGAGGTCTACACCGGCCTTCAGAGCGGCGCGATCGACGGGCAGGACAACCCCTTCCCGAACGTGGAGAACATGAAGTTCTACGAGGTGACCGACCAGATCGTGCTGACCTCGCACCTCGTGGCCTTCGACCTGCTGGTCATCTCGCAAGAGATCTGGAGCGGCATGACCGATGAGCAGCGCGCGGCCTTCCAGGCGGCGGCTGACGAGGCGATCGATTGGAGCACCGAGCAGCACCTGGCCCGCGAGGCCGAACTGGCCGAGTTCTTCAAGGGCGAAGGGCTGGAGATCTACGAACCCGATCTCGACGCCTTCCGCAGCCATGCCCAGCAGAAGTACCTCGAGTCCGACCTCTCGGCAGACTGGCCCGAGGGCATGCTCGACCGGATCAACGGTCTCTGA
- a CDS encoding aldo/keto reductase yields the protein MIHKTAKGISIPALGLGTFELTGPEGTAAIRSAIEHGYRHIDTAVRYGNEAEVGQAIREAGVPREELFVTTKVWFDRLAPEQVRESIDGSLERLQLDHVDLLLVHWPGTEVPLSETLTAFAEAREAGKTRSIGVSNFTVALLDEAIDACGAELVANQVEYHPYLAQEKLLASARKRDMLLTAYQPIARGEVFKDPVITRIGETHGKSAAQVTLRWLMQQDNVLAIPRSSRIENMKANFDIFDFELSAEDMAAISGLDRQDRKSDFEWAPEWDKP from the coding sequence ATGATCCACAAGACAGCCAAGGGCATAAGCATTCCGGCGCTGGGGCTCGGGACCTTCGAGCTAACCGGCCCGGAAGGCACGGCTGCGATCCGCAGCGCCATCGAGCACGGCTATCGCCACATCGACACCGCCGTGCGCTACGGCAACGAGGCCGAGGTTGGCCAGGCGATCCGCGAGGCGGGGGTGCCGCGCGAGGAGCTTTTTGTCACCACCAAGGTCTGGTTCGACCGGCTTGCCCCCGAGCAGGTGCGCGAAAGCATCGACGGCAGCCTTGAGCGGTTGCAGCTGGATCATGTGGACCTGTTGCTGGTGCACTGGCCCGGCACCGAGGTGCCCCTATCCGAGACCCTGACCGCCTTTGCCGAGGCGCGGGAGGCGGGCAAGACCCGCAGCATCGGGGTGAGCAATTTTACCGTCGCACTGCTCGACGAGGCGATCGACGCCTGCGGCGCCGAGCTGGTGGCGAACCAGGTCGAGTATCACCCGTACCTGGCGCAGGAGAAGCTGCTGGCATCCGCCCGAAAGCGCGACATGCTGCTCACCGCCTACCAGCCCATCGCGCGGGGCGAGGTGTTCAAGGATCCGGTCATCACCCGCATCGGCGAGACGCATGGCAAGTCGGCGGCGCAGGTCACGCTGCGGTGGCTCATGCAGCAGGACAACGTGCTGGCCATTCCGCGGTCGTCGCGGATCGAGAACATGAAGGCCAACTTCGACATCTTCGACTTCGAACTGAGCGCGGAAGACATGGCCGCGATTTCGGGGCTCGACCGTCAGGACCGGAAGAGCGACTTCGAATGGGCCCCGGAGTGGGACAAGCCCTGA
- a CDS encoding GntR family transcriptional regulator — protein MAAKTFTHEHHGETTGERSLRRIRFDIMQGTLAPGQKLKLERLRETYDTSVTTLREILNRLAVEGFVIAEGQRGFEVSPVSLRDLRDISELRLLLERHALRRSVEVGDIEWEARVVSTYHKLHSVETQLVAGEEVPVSSWVQYDWDFHHAIISACDSPALMASHSGAFDRYMRYHLLALSFRGADVARQHEALRDLVLARDIAGAEALLTDHVMVGRDHVARTGRFDD, from the coding sequence ATGGCGGCCAAGACCTTCACCCACGAGCACCACGGCGAAACCACCGGCGAGCGCAGCCTCCGGCGGATCCGCTTCGACATCATGCAGGGCACCCTCGCGCCCGGCCAGAAACTGAAGCTGGAGCGGCTGCGCGAGACCTATGACACCAGCGTCACGACTCTGCGGGAGATCCTGAACCGCCTTGCGGTGGAGGGGTTCGTCATTGCCGAGGGGCAGCGCGGTTTCGAGGTGAGCCCGGTGTCGCTGCGCGACCTGAGGGACATTTCGGAGTTGCGGCTGCTGCTGGAGCGCCACGCCCTGCGGCGCTCGGTCGAGGTGGGGGACATCGAGTGGGAGGCGCGGGTGGTTTCAACCTATCACAAGCTGCACTCGGTCGAGACACAGCTTGTTGCCGGTGAAGAGGTGCCGGTGTCGTCCTGGGTGCAGTACGACTGGGATTTTCATCACGCGATCATCTCCGCCTGCGACAGCCCGGCGCTGATGGCCAGCCATTCCGGCGCCTTTGATCGCTACATGCGCTATCACCTGCTGGCCCTGTCGTTTCGTGGTGCGGATGTGGCCCGACAGCATGAGGCGCTGCGGGATCTGGTGCTGGCACGCGATATTGCCGGGGCGGAGGCGCTGCTGACCGATCACGTGATGGTCGGGCGCGACCACGTGGCGCGCACCGGCCGGTTCGACGACTAG